TAATCGACGATATCGGGGCACGCAGCGAGCGTCATTGCGAGCGAGTATGCGCGTGGCGCGACGCGTTTCTCTCCGGCCGCCCGGCCGTGGACGCGGGAGGGATCGCTCCGCGCCGCTCTCGGGGCGCCGGGATCCGAACCGCTCGGCTCGGTCCTTTCGGGCCTGCCTTCTCGAAGGCCGAGGTCAATATCATCGAGATCTGTAATTTGTTTCTGTTGGTGGTGCTCATTTGGGGCGGCATTGGCGCTCATATTTCCTTCTTTTGCGCGCGTTTCCAGCAGCTTGCCGATTTCTCCGGCGAGCAGGGCGAACTCGGCCGCCAGGGCGTCGAGCTCGGCTCTCGAGAGATTTCTCGCGTAGCGTCCCGCGAGCGACAGGCATTGGCGATGCAACTCTACCCAATCTCCGGGCATGTTCTCCTCCAGGCCGGTTGCGATCATTTTGACGATGTCGCGCCGCATCAGGGAAATCCGTTCACGCAGGAGAGCGATCGCGCTCTCCTCTGCTCGCACCTCCTCGGCGAGGCGCTCGATCTCGGTCGCTCGCGCCACGAGCGGCGAGAGATCGAAGCCAAAGACCACGTCGATCTGTCCTGTGCCTCGGCGAACGAAGCGTTTCCCGTTGGGGGAATCGCGACGGATGACGAGGCCGACATCGACGAGGCATGCGAGATGACGGCGCAAGGTCGATGGCGCCATGCCATGGGCGCGGATCGACAGCGTCTTGTTCGAGGGGAAGACGACAAGGGGCGCGCCGCCTTTATCCGCCAGAGCGAGCGCGGTCTCCGGGTGGAAACTCAACAGGGCGTGTAGGACGGTCAGCGCCCGATCGGTGACTCCGAGCAGATCCTTGGCTTCGGTGAGGGAGCGAAACAGCCGCCATTTGTGGACGACGGCGTCTGTCGCGCCGGGCCGGCCCGCAAATTCGCTGGCTTCAATCTGAGTAGCCACCATGGCGAGCGACAACGGTCGCCGCCCGAACGGCGTCGCTAAATGTGTCTGCATGATCCTTTGCCTCGTTCAGGCAAAAGAAATCCGCTCGCCAAAACGGCGCCGACTCTTGACAGTGACGCTCGGAAATGATTCCCTGACGTTGCGAATGTTCAGGGGCTTCCGGAGCGGCGACGTTTCGGAGGCCTATTCTTTTGCGCGATGAAACTCCTGATCGTTGGTTTGAAAATTGTTCGGCCGCATGCGTCGTCGACGGACGCGGCGAAACCAATGCCGTGAAAATCGAACGCTATCGCTTCTTCTCCTTTGTTTGACGGTGTGGTCGCGGTGTTCAGGTCGAGTCGGCTGGCGGGGCGTTGTCGCCCGACTCTGATTGCAAATGATTCATACGCATCATTGAGAGGGGTCACCCGGCGTCCGCGTGACCGGTGGGGCAAATGCGTTCTCGGCCGGGAAATACGATATGATCTCGTCGTAGGCGCCCTCGAACGGCAAGAATTCTTCATCGACATCCTCAGCGCCCGGTCGTGCGACCGCGAGCTTCAACTCGTCGTCGAACTCCTGGATCGCATAATCGTCGAATCGCTCCTCCGCGATCGCCTGGAGGACGAGCGGCCGAAGCGCGGACAGACCGAGACGCGCCGCGAGCCTCGCCCAGCCGTACCAGACGAAGGGGTAGTCGCCGAGCTCTTCGTATAGGTCGATCACGAAATTGGCGACGACTTCACGATCGATCATCTCATGATGCACGAGCATCGCTAGCGCGTTGCAGAGGATGTAGTGGCGCGCGAGTCTGTCCGCCTTCGGGTCGCGGGCCGCTTCGAACAGAGGTTCGGGATCCCCGTCGTACACGGCCGCGATGACACGGTGGCCGACGTCGTCGAACACGGGTCCGAAGCCCACGTGTTCGGTGAATTGGGGACATCGGATCAAGCGGGCGATCGGACGATAGGCCCTCTGATCTCCCCATTCGCCCAGAATGAAAAAGATGAAATGCACAGGCGTGTGCTTGCGTATGCGTTCTCGTGGAGACGCAGAAAGAAATTTCTCGATTTCGACGAGGAAGAGAGGAAACATCTCGTCTTGTCGGCGGCAAGCTTCTTCGATCGCGTCTTCGGGCACGGGCCCATCGTAAAAACAGCGGCGAGTGAGGGATCGCAAAATCTCTTCGGGGGGCATGACGGGAGACGTCATGAATGCTCCTTATAATCGAGAAGGCGCCGAAACGCTCCGGGTTCTGAAGCGTAAGCGGGAAATTCGCCGAAATAAATGGCGGCGCTCTCACTTCTGCTTTTCGCTTCATATCCGACTCGTCCTTGCATCGGAGGACATGCTCGTCGCGAATCGACGCGCGTCGATTTTGGCGCGGCTCTGCGCGAATGTTGCAAGAAGTTGGCGCGGCGACGCGAATGCGGGATTCTTTGCTGCGACGAAATGACTCACTCGACAGGATCGGCAATTTCGAGTCGCTCAGCCGGCCAATGCCCGAAAGGAATGAGTCGCGAAAAGCAGTTAGCGCCAAAGCGTAGCTGTAATGGCTCCGCCTGGTGCAGGAGCCGCGTGGCATTGCGTAGGGGCCAGCTTGCTGTATTCTCAGGGGAGACCAGTGACAAAGGCGGCGCGCGCGGTTCCACCTCTAATTTGTGTGCGCGTCGAATTCGATGCAG
This genomic window from Methylosinus sp. PW1 contains:
- the repC gene encoding plasmid replication protein RepC, which encodes MQTHLATPFGRRPLSLAMVATQIEASEFAGRPGATDAVVHKWRLFRSLTEAKDLLGVTDRALTVLHALLSFHPETALALADKGGAPLVVFPSNKTLSIRAHGMAPSTLRRHLACLVDVGLVIRRDSPNGKRFVRRGTGQIDVVFGFDLSPLVARATEIERLAEEVRAEESAIALLRERISLMRRDIVKMIATGLEENMPGDWVELHRQCLSLAGRYARNLSRAELDALAAEFALLAGEIGKLLETRAKEGNMSANAAPNEHHQQKQITDLDDIDLGLREGRPERTEPSGSDPGAPRAARSDPSRVHGRAAGEKRVAPRAYSLAMTLAACPDIVDYAKGGDIGNWAEFRAAAAIVRPALGVSPDAWARALEVLGEHDASIVVAAILQRGDEIKSAGGYLRVLTAKAEQGEFSVGPVLMTLLRRKTLKPVACRQASG
- a CDS encoding DUF1186 domain-containing protein; its protein translation is MTSPVMPPEEILRSLTRRCFYDGPVPEDAIEEACRRQDEMFPLFLVEIEKFLSASPRERIRKHTPVHFIFFILGEWGDQRAYRPIARLIRCPQFTEHVGFGPVFDDVGHRVIAAVYDGDPEPLFEAARDPKADRLARHYILCNALAMLVHHEMIDREVVANFVIDLYEELGDYPFVWYGWARLAARLGLSALRPLVLQAIAEERFDDYAIQEFDDELKLAVARPGAEDVDEEFLPFEGAYDEIISYFPAENAFAPPVTRTPGDPSQ